From Echinicola soli, a single genomic window includes:
- the tnpA gene encoding IS200/IS605 family transposase, whose product MSRFNKLSPAIWHCKYHLVWTPKYRYKVLKAIKEELENCIQLFSEQKRCKIEVLNVQEDHVHMIIEAPPKVSISEIVGMLKGRTAIRVFGRFKQLKQRPYWGNHFWVKGYCVDTIGLDTGMIRRYVEYQEKKEKKFEK is encoded by the coding sequence ATGAGTCGATTCAATAAATTATCCCCTGCCATCTGGCATTGTAAGTATCATTTAGTATGGACGCCTAAATATAGGTATAAAGTGCTGAAAGCAATAAAGGAGGAACTAGAAAATTGTATTCAGCTGTTCAGTGAACAAAAGCGTTGTAAGATAGAAGTGCTTAATGTTCAGGAAGATCATGTTCACATGATCATAGAGGCTCCTCCAAAAGTGTCGATTTCGGAAATAGTAGGCATGCTGAAGGGTCGGACAGCGATAAGGGTGTTTGGCAGGTTTAAGCAGTTGAAGCAGCGCCCCTATTGGGGCAATCACTTTTGGGTCAAGGGATATTGTGTAGACACGATAGGCCTTGACACGGGAATGATCAGACGGTATGTGGAGTATCAGGAGAAGAAAGAAAAGAAGTTTGAAAAGTAA